Genomic DNA from Nitratidesulfovibrio vulgaris str. Hildenborough:
ATGGCCACGGCCCATCCGCGTACCTCCGGTGCGAAGAAGGCAGGCGTGCGCCGGACGATGGCGGCCTTGGCCTTCGCGTCATCCGCCGAGGCCCCGACCCAGAATCCGTCGTCGCGCAGCCGGTAGTGCACCAGCGGATAGGGTACGCGCACCCGCCGCATACCGCACGATGCGGCACGCACCCAGAAATCCCAGTCCTCGTAGGCCGTGGCGGCGGTGTAGCCACCTGTGGCCTCCCATACCTCGCGGCGGAAGAGCGAGGCGGAATGGCAGGGGTTCTGCGTCGGCAGGACGTTACTGTCGTCGTCGGGGATGTTCACACGGCGGATGTGTTCGCCCCTGTGTTCGAAGTAGTCGCTGCTGGCGACATGGGCATGGGGTGCGTTGTCGAGGGCTTCGACCATGCGTACAAGGGCTTCTGGTGCCAGCGTGTCGTCCGGGTCGAGGCACAGCATGAGCGCCGCTTGTGCACGCCGCAGTCCCGCATTGCGGACGGGGCCCGGTCGGCCGACCCTCGACAGGGGCACGACGGTGAACGCTTTCCACGGGTGGCATGCCTGCCAGCGGGCGGCACGTTCGAGTGAGTCGTCGCCGCTGGCGTCATCCACCACGATGACCTCCATCCGCTGCACCGGAAGGGTCTGGGCCGCGAGGGAGTCGAGGCAGGCGTCGAGGTACCTGCCGTAGTCGTGGTTGGGGATGACGATGGAGACCTGTGGCGACATGGTTTTCCTGTTATCTTGAGGATTGCGCCCATACGCTGCGCTGTCGTGCCGTTGCCTGCATGGGCGTATCCGGTTTGCCATGCCGCGTTCATCCATCCGGTTGCGGTCAGTCTGCCGACCGGCGGTCGACCGGGTGCAGCCCCGCAGCCCCCCCGCAGCCTGTGGCCACCCGTAGCTATCCGCAATCGCGCCTTGTACCGCCCTCGGGCCGTCCTTGGGCCGCCCTTGGGCAGGAGGTCGGGGAGGTTTCGGTGCGCATCGGACAAACCCCGCCCGGATGTCTCTGCTAGATGTCGATGGAAAGCTCTTTGAGCTTGAGCCACAACTGCTTGCGGCTGATACCGAGCAGGTCGGCAGCCTGTATCTTGCGGCCCCCCGTGCGTTCCAGCGCCTCCATGATGCGACGTCTCTCGAAGCGTGCCACCCCTTCGGCAAGGGACGCCGGGGTGTCGCCCGCGTCATCGTCGCAGGCGGGTGGCATGGACTGCGTGGCTGCGCGGATGCGTTCAGGCAGGTGCCCCACGTGAATCTCCCCTTCGGTGCAGAGCAGTACGGCATGTTCCACGGCGTTGCGCAGTTCACGCACGTTGCCGGGGTAGTCGTAGGCCAGCAGGGCAAGGCGGGCCTGTTCCGAGAGCGTGGCCTGACGTTCGTGCAAGGCGCAGAATCGCCGCAGGAAGCGTTCGGTGAGAAGGGCCACGTCGCTGCCACGTTCGCGCAGGGGCGGCAGCGTCACGGGCACGACGTTGATGCGGTAGTAGAGGTCTTCGCGGAATCTGCCGTCGGCTATGGCCTCCTCGAGGTTCCGTGCCGTGGCGAACACCGTGCGCACGTTGACCTTGCGCGGGGTGTTGCCCCCCACGGGGGTCACCTCCTGGTCTTCCAGCACACGCAGCAGCTTCGCCTGAAGGGGCAGGGGCATCTCGCCCACCTCGTCGAAGAACAGCGTACCGCCGTCGGCAGCCTCGAACTTGCCGATGCGCGCCTGCTGGGCACCGGTGAAGGCTCCCTTCTCGTGCCCGAACAACTCCGATTCGAGCAACTGTTCCGGCAGTGCCGCGCAGTTGATCTTGATGAACGGCCTGTCGCGGCGCTTGCTGCGGCGATGCAGCGCACCCGCCACCAGTTCCTTGCCCGACCCGCTGGGGCCGAGCACGAGTACCGGCACACAGGCGTCGGCGAGGGCGCGGATGCGGTCGAAGACCTTGAGCATGGCCGGGCTTTCGCCGATGAACTCGCCTTCTTCACGTTCTCCGCGCAGTCTGTCGTTCTCGCGCTTGAGGTCGAGAAAGCGGAAGAACCGTTCGACGGCGATGAGCAGCCCGTCACTCTGGAAGGGCTTGCACAGGAAGTCGAAGGCCCCGGCCTTGATGGCCTGTACGGCCAGTTCCACTTCGGGGAAGGCAGTGATGAGGATGACGCCCGTGCCCGGATGCATCTCGCGGATGCTGTCGAGCAGTTCCATGCCGCTCATGCCGGGCAGGCGCAGGTCGGTGATGACGAGGTCGAAGGGTCGTCGGTGCAGGGCGTGGCGTGCCGCCTCGGCGGTGTCCGCCGCGGCGACCTCGTAGCCTGCGCGCGAGAGCGCGTGCTGCATGCCGAGGCGCATGGAGAGTTCATCTTCGACGAGAAGTATGGAGTGGGGGGTCATGGCGTCTCCCTTGCGAGTGGCAGGCTGATGACAAAGGTGGCACCGGCGGGGTGGTCTTGCCCTGCGTGTTGTCCGCCGTGCGCGTGCGGGGTGGTGTCCGGGGGCGTGTCGGTACAGGCTCCCTTGTGGGCTTCGGGGCAGCCCTCGGGGGATGCCTCTGCGGATGGTGCCTCCGGTGCGGGCGGCGACTGTGCAGGCGGCGTCTGGATGAAGAGTGCGGAATCGGAGGGCCCCGCCTCGTCATGCGGCGGTTCCAGTGTCAGCGTGCCGCCGTGCCGCATGACGATGGACGCCGACACGGCAAGGCCGAGTCCTGTGCCGCTGCCTGCGGGCTTGGTGGTGAAGAACGGGTCGAAGATGCGTTCGCGGTGCTCTTCGGCCACACCGGAACCCGTATCCTGCACTTCGATGCGAACGTCGTCTCCGGCGCGACGGGCCGTGATGGTGAGCGTGCCACCGTCGGGCATGGCATCGGCCCCGTTGAGGACGAGGTTGAGCAGCACCTGCCCCATCTTGTCGGGGTCGATGGCAAGGGGGGGCACGTCGGGCGAGACATGGCGCACTACGTTGATGCGCCTGCGTTGCAGCGTGTAGTCCACGAGGGCCAGCGTGCGGTCGATGAGGTCGTCGGCACGCGCCTCGCGCACGGAAAGCGGGGCGGGGCGCGCATAGTGCATGAGTTCGCGCACGATGCGCCGTATCTTTTCGAGTCCGTCGTCGATGACCTCGATATGCTGGCGGCGGGTGGCTTCGTCCATGCCGCCTTCGGTGAGGTTGCGGAAGCAGAGGATGACCCCGCCGAGAGGGTTGTTGATTTCATGGGCCACGCCCGACGCCAGCTGGCCGATGGTGGCAAGCTTCTCGGTCTGGTACATGCCCTCCACTGCCCGCAGGCGTTCGCGTTCGGCGTCGCGCAGCCTGCGCGTCATCCACATGAAGCTGGCCTGCAACGTGCCTATCTCGTCATCGCGACGGGGCAGGTCGGGCAGCGGGCCCGCAAGGTCGCCGCGTGCGGTGATGTCGTTCATGGTGCGCGTAAGGGCGGCGAGGGGGCGCGCGAAGTGCCGCCCCGCATACCAGACCCCGGCGAGGGCCACCAGCAGCAGTACCGCGCTGATGCCCAGTACCTCGCGGCGCAGGGCGTCGAGGCTGCGGTACATCTCGCGCAGCGAGAAGCCGATGCGGCACACCCCCCAGCGTTTGGAACCGATGGACAACGGCACCGCGATGTCCAGATGGGGCCCGAGGTTTGCCGTGTCCTGTCTCGATACCGTCGGAAAAGTCGCCGCCAGTGCCGTGCGGGTCGTCTCGTCGGTGTGCCGCCTGCCGTATTCGCGCAGGTTGTTGTGCGCGATGACGCGGCCTTCGGGGTCGAAGACCATGAAATAGACGATACGCGTGTCGAGGCGCATGACGTCGGCCACGAAATAGTCGAGATAGTCCGACATGCCCGACGTGTCGACCATGCCGAGGTCTTCGTAAATACGGGCGTTGGTGAACAGCACCGCCGAGATGCGCGCGATGCCCATGCCCTGTTGCGTGGCGTTGCGCAGCAGCAGGTCCTCTTCGCGCTGGATGGTCACGAAACTGAGCACACCCGCGAAGATGGCGATGCACGGCACCGCGAAGAGGATGAACTTGGCCTGCATCCCGAATCTCACGGCTGTGCCTCCTGCGTATCCGGCGACAGCCCCACCCTGCGCTCCATGGTGCGGAACATCTCGTACACCGAGGCGTCCACCGTGCCGAATCCATGGCGCAGCACTTCGTTCCAGCCTTCCGAGAGTCGGGCCACGTCGGGGGCGTCGGGGTCGATGCCAAGCAAGGCGTCACGCAGGGCGTTGCGTACCTCTTCGGGGACATCGGCCCGCGCCACGATGATGAAGCCGGGGAAGGGCTGCGTGGCGTCCACGACCTTGAGTCCCACCCCGAGGTAGCGCACGGCCATGGGTTCGCCAAGGGCCCCGGCGTCGTATTCACCGCGAAGGACGGCACGCGCCACGGCATCGTGCGTTGTCAGGTTGGCATAGGTGGCGAAATCTTCGAGGGTGATGCCGTGTTCGGTGAGGTGGTCGAGGGGCGCGAGGTAGCTTGCGGTGGAGTCGGGCGACCCGAAGGCGAAACGCTTGCCCTTGAGGTCGTTCGGCGAGCGGATGTCCTGCCGGTCTTCGCGTG
This window encodes:
- a CDS encoding PhnD/SsuA/transferrin family substrate-binding protein, with the protein product MARPLALILIALCLAVASSRAAPAHAATPPPEAGTQQQVNGTGTKPRAYRFGVITLNHPLVIYQQYQPFLDFLAERQPWRFELVLEHRYSTIVDRLEAGTLDIALLAGRTFLQARGRTPLIPLCAVLGRDGTPTTRSLIVAREDRQDIRSPNDLKGKRFAFGSPDSTASYLAPLDHLTEHGITLEDFATYANLTTHDAVARAVLRGEYDAGALGEPMAVRYLGVGLKVVDATQPFPGFIIVARADVPEEVRNALRDALLGIDPDAPDVARLSEGWNEVLRHGFGTVDASVYEMFRTMERRVGLSPDTQEAQP
- a CDS encoding ATP-binding protein, with protein sequence MRFGMQAKFILFAVPCIAIFAGVLSFVTIQREEDLLLRNATQQGMGIARISAVLFTNARIYEDLGMVDTSGMSDYLDYFVADVMRLDTRIVYFMVFDPEGRVIAHNNLREYGRRHTDETTRTALAATFPTVSRQDTANLGPHLDIAVPLSIGSKRWGVCRIGFSLREMYRSLDALRREVLGISAVLLLVALAGVWYAGRHFARPLAALTRTMNDITARGDLAGPLPDLPRRDDEIGTLQASFMWMTRRLRDAERERLRAVEGMYQTEKLATIGQLASGVAHEINNPLGGVILCFRNLTEGGMDEATRRQHIEVIDDGLEKIRRIVRELMHYARPAPLSVREARADDLIDRTLALVDYTLQRRRINVVRHVSPDVPPLAIDPDKMGQVLLNLVLNGADAMPDGGTLTITARRAGDDVRIEVQDTGSGVAEEHRERIFDPFFTTKPAGSGTGLGLAVSASIVMRHGGTLTLEPPHDEAGPSDSALFIQTPPAQSPPAPEAPSAEASPEGCPEAHKGACTDTPPDTTPHAHGGQHAGQDHPAGATFVISLPLARETP
- a CDS encoding sigma-54-dependent transcriptional regulator produces the protein MTPHSILLVEDELSMRLGMQHALSRAGYEVAAADTAEAARHALHRRPFDLVITDLRLPGMSGMELLDSIREMHPGTGVILITAFPEVELAVQAIKAGAFDFLCKPFQSDGLLIAVERFFRFLDLKRENDRLRGEREEGEFIGESPAMLKVFDRIRALADACVPVLVLGPSGSGKELVAGALHRRSKRRDRPFIKINCAALPEQLLESELFGHEKGAFTGAQQARIGKFEAADGGTLFFDEVGEMPLPLQAKLLRVLEDQEVTPVGGNTPRKVNVRTVFATARNLEEAIADGRFREDLYYRINVVPVTLPPLRERGSDVALLTERFLRRFCALHERQATLSEQARLALLAYDYPGNVRELRNAVEHAVLLCTEGEIHVGHLPERIRAATQSMPPACDDDAGDTPASLAEGVARFERRRIMEALERTGGRKIQAADLLGISRKQLWLKLKELSIDI
- a CDS encoding glycosyltransferase family 2 protein; its protein translation is MSPQVSIVIPNHDYGRYLDACLDSLAAQTLPVQRMEVIVVDDASGDDSLERAARWQACHPWKAFTVVPLSRVGRPGPVRNAGLRRAQAALMLCLDPDDTLAPEALVRMVEALDNAPHAHVASSDYFEHRGEHIRRVNIPDDDSNVLPTQNPCHSASLFRREVWEATGGYTAATAYEDWDFWVRAASCGMRRVRVPYPLVHYRLRDDGFWVGASADDAKAKAAIVRRTPAFFAPEVRGWAVAILRGETWMPAFPRGVIPTAEALRAFRDDCMARLGPQADSLFTALPGWPRKTGESSRSGETGQSG